The proteins below are encoded in one region of Stigmatopora argus isolate UIUO_Sarg chromosome 2, RoL_Sarg_1.0, whole genome shotgun sequence:
- the whamm gene encoding WASP homolog-associated protein with actin, membranes and microtubules isoform X1, giving the protein MADVVNKPGLEDGAHVQTSPLKMSTVECECPDSLDEWVAVKSNIFEEAEMFKLGFIVQWNVIECKFAVICHNRTLQRRRRKEDFGLAGGLQSSWARLCSVSDLKHIHQHLTCVSDVLASCFPDLSEFEDGNLWDLIFPSRKCASEDAQRDSDTPCRELEKYFSTAIDVCGRTIVLDMLFSQNEKDVEDYFENLQEFKSKSMHNEISRAKGHLRQLLQSHAGADRMVALLAIYVQEDEAYQELVSKATSFFQYLLQPFRDMRELACLHKMEILKSLELDDLGPKRIEALEREAEAWRIKAEDAVASIQDITVNYFAQTSKALTGMVKQMEEDKGRFGAAAWASAAPRMEKLRFMLAKEALQHMRSTEMCLNRKKASIKKEFVSLYGKEPSPMDDSGLASEQNSVDRLELQFYETQLELYNTKFEILENEEQLLVTQTDTLRRQIRELKEEVVYYDVCEDQEELHSMVHTGLQHVEPPAVHQLKRRLQKLEAKRSSICVQRAKLRNRKEQCVEANEQKRLAAEQKSVVFTQHHQVHLKREKRKEEEERRKQWVDQEREKTLSRLRSFKEKQQGQYVLKTPQHRRSAKDSSCPPSQPLSIINLGPSPSSNELPSSRAAPKNAPPCDIPVEIYFSSLAPSSGAMTSPPPPPPPLPPPPPPLPPALQEKAMPLKAGEELRLPTSNTLTQNIGTMDEVLASLQRLRKAAVPSTRPSPPAGDPRNNLMMAIRQGVTLKKVLPSRSAIHTGSRDNELEKSIKAAMLRMKKVAADSDEDDDDDDEQRGDWDS; this is encoded by the exons ATGGCGGACGTTGTAAACAAGCCCGGTTTGGAGGACGGGGCCCACGTTCAAACATCGCCTTTAAAAATGTCCACCGTCGAGTGCGAGTGTCCGGACAGCTTGGACGAATGGGTCGCGGTCAAAAGCAACATCTTCGAAGAAGCCGAGATGTTTAAACTGGGGTTTATCGTCCAGTGGAACGTCATCGAGTGCAAGTTCGCAGTCATCTGCCACAACAGGACGTTACAGCGGCGGCGACGTAAAGAAGATTTCGGCCTAGCCGGTGGCCTTCAAAGCAGTTGGGCCAGACTGTGCTCGGTCTCCGACTTAAAACACATCCACCAGCATCTTACATGTGTCAGCGACGTGTTGGCGTCTTGCTTCCCCGACTTGTCCGAGTTCGAAGACGGCAACCTTTGGGATTTGATCTTCCCGAGCCGGAAATGCGCTTCGGAAGACGCACAGAGGGACTCGGACACGCCGTGTCGGGAGCTGGAGAAGTACTTCAGCACAGCCATCGACGTTTGCGGGAGGACCATCGTGCTCGATATGCTCTTTTCTCAGAACGAGAAGGACGTGGAAGACTACTTTGAAAACCTCCAGGAGTTCAAGAGCAAGAGCATGCACAACGAGATATCCAGGGCCAAAGGTCACCTGCGGCAG CTGCTGCAGAGTCACGCCGGTGCTGACCGCATGGTGGCGCTGCTGGCCATCTACGTGCAAGAGGACGAGGCCTACCAGGAGCTGGTCAGCAAGGCCACGTCCTTTTTCCAGTATCTGCTGCAGCCCTTCAGAGACATGCGGGAGCTGGCCTGCCTTCACAAAATGGAAATCCTG AAGTCCCTGGAGTTGGACGACTTGGGCCCTAAGAGGATTGAAGCACTGGAGAGGGAAGCGGAGGCGTGGAGGATCAAAGCCGAGGATGCGGTCGCCTCCATTCAGGATATCACAGTCAACTATTTTGCACAGACGTCCAAAGCGCTGACTG GTATGGTCAAGCAAATGGAGGAGGACAAGGGTCGCTTCGGAGCTGCCGCCTGGGCTTCCGCTGCCCCCCGAATGGAGAAATTGCGTTTCATGTTGGCGAAAGAAGCCCTGCAGCACATGAGATCGACTGAGATGTGTTTGAACAGGAAAAAAGCCAGCATCAAAAAAGAG TTTGTCAGCTTGTACGGCAAAGAGCCGAGCCCAATGGATGACTCCGGTTTGGCGTCGGAGCAAAACTCTGTGGACCGACTTGAGCTACAGTTCTACGAAACGCAACTTGAACTCTACAACACTAAATTCGAGATCCTGGAAAATGAAGAGCAGTTGTTGGTGACTCAAACGGACACCTTGCGCAGGCAAATCAGAG AACTGAAGGAGGAAGTGGTGTATTACGACGTGTGCGAGGATCAAGAGGAGCTCCACAGCATGGTCCACACTGGACTTCAACACGTGGAGCCTCCGGCTGTCCATCAACTGAAAAGACGTTTGCAAAAGTTGGAGGCTAAAAGAAGCAGCATCTGCGTTCAGCGGGCCAAACTGCGCAACAGAAAG gAGCAGTGCGTGGAGGCCAACGAGCAGAAGCGCCTGGCGGCCGAGCAGAAATCCGTCGTCTTCACCCAGCATCATCAGGTCCACTTG AAACGAGAgaagaggaaggaggaggaggagaggaggaAGCAGTGGGTGGACCAGGAGCGAGAGAAGACTCTCAGCAGATTAAGATCCTTCAAAGAG AAGCAGCAAGGTCAATATGTGCTGAAGACCCCTCAGCACCGGAGGTCTGCTAAAGACTCATCTTGCCCGCCGTCCCAGCCGCTGTCAATAATCAACCTCGGTCCTTCCCCCTCATCCAACGAGCTTCCGTCGAGCCGCGCCGCACCCAAAAATGCCCCACCCTGCGACATTCCAGTTGAAATCTACTTTTCGTCGCTAGCTCCGTCCAGTGGAGCGATGAcatcgccgccgcctcctcccccACCGttgccacctcctcctcctcctcttcctcctgctCTTCAGGAAAAAGCAATGCCGCTCAAAGCCGGAGAAGAACTTCGACTCCCCACCAGCAACACACTTACTCAAAACATAG GAACCATGGATGAAGTGCTGGCCTCGCTGCAGCGACTTCGGAAGGCCGCCGTACCCTCCACGCGTCCTTCCCCGCCGGCCGGGGATCCCAGGAATAATCTCATGATGGCCATCCGGCAAGGGGTCACCCTGAAGAAG GTTCTTCCGTCGCGCTCCGCCATTCACACGGGCAGCAGAGACAACGAGCTGGAGAAAAGCATCAAAGCCGCCATGTTGAGGATGAAGAAGGTGGCGGCCGACTCTGACGaagacgatgacgatgacgacgagCAAAGGGGAGACTGGGACAGTTGA
- the whamm gene encoding WASP homolog-associated protein with actin, membranes and microtubules isoform X2: MADVVNKPGLEDGAHVQTSPLKMSTVECECPDSLDEWVAVKSNIFEEAEMFKLGFIVQWNVIECKFAVICHNRTLQRRRRKEDFGLAGGLQSSWARLCSVSDLKHIHQHLTCVSDVLASCFPDLSEFEDGNLWDLIFPSRKCASEDAQRDSDTPCRELEKYFSTAIDVCGRTIVLDMLFSQNEKDVEDYFENLQEFKSKSMHNEISRAKGHLRQLLQSHAGADRMVALLAIYVQEDEAYQELVSKATSFFQYLLQPFRDMRELACLHKMEILKSLELDDLGPKRIEALEREAEAWRIKAEDAVASIQDITVNYFAQTSKALTGMVKQMEEDKGRFGAAAWASAAPRMEKLRFMLAKEALQHMRSTEMCLNRKKASIKKEFVSLYGKEPSPMDDSGLASEQNSVDRLELQFYETQLELYNTKFEILENEEQLLVTQTDTLRRQIRELKEEVVYYDVCEDQEELHSMVHTGLQHVEPPAVHQLKRRLQKLEAKRSSICVQRAKLRNRKEQCVEANEQKRLAAEQKSVVFTQHHQVHLKREKRKEEEERRKQWVDQEREKTLSRLRSFKEQQGQYVLKTPQHRRSAKDSSCPPSQPLSIINLGPSPSSNELPSSRAAPKNAPPCDIPVEIYFSSLAPSSGAMTSPPPPPPPLPPPPPPLPPALQEKAMPLKAGEELRLPTSNTLTQNIGTMDEVLASLQRLRKAAVPSTRPSPPAGDPRNNLMMAIRQGVTLKKVLPSRSAIHTGSRDNELEKSIKAAMLRMKKVAADSDEDDDDDDEQRGDWDS; encoded by the exons ATGGCGGACGTTGTAAACAAGCCCGGTTTGGAGGACGGGGCCCACGTTCAAACATCGCCTTTAAAAATGTCCACCGTCGAGTGCGAGTGTCCGGACAGCTTGGACGAATGGGTCGCGGTCAAAAGCAACATCTTCGAAGAAGCCGAGATGTTTAAACTGGGGTTTATCGTCCAGTGGAACGTCATCGAGTGCAAGTTCGCAGTCATCTGCCACAACAGGACGTTACAGCGGCGGCGACGTAAAGAAGATTTCGGCCTAGCCGGTGGCCTTCAAAGCAGTTGGGCCAGACTGTGCTCGGTCTCCGACTTAAAACACATCCACCAGCATCTTACATGTGTCAGCGACGTGTTGGCGTCTTGCTTCCCCGACTTGTCCGAGTTCGAAGACGGCAACCTTTGGGATTTGATCTTCCCGAGCCGGAAATGCGCTTCGGAAGACGCACAGAGGGACTCGGACACGCCGTGTCGGGAGCTGGAGAAGTACTTCAGCACAGCCATCGACGTTTGCGGGAGGACCATCGTGCTCGATATGCTCTTTTCTCAGAACGAGAAGGACGTGGAAGACTACTTTGAAAACCTCCAGGAGTTCAAGAGCAAGAGCATGCACAACGAGATATCCAGGGCCAAAGGTCACCTGCGGCAG CTGCTGCAGAGTCACGCCGGTGCTGACCGCATGGTGGCGCTGCTGGCCATCTACGTGCAAGAGGACGAGGCCTACCAGGAGCTGGTCAGCAAGGCCACGTCCTTTTTCCAGTATCTGCTGCAGCCCTTCAGAGACATGCGGGAGCTGGCCTGCCTTCACAAAATGGAAATCCTG AAGTCCCTGGAGTTGGACGACTTGGGCCCTAAGAGGATTGAAGCACTGGAGAGGGAAGCGGAGGCGTGGAGGATCAAAGCCGAGGATGCGGTCGCCTCCATTCAGGATATCACAGTCAACTATTTTGCACAGACGTCCAAAGCGCTGACTG GTATGGTCAAGCAAATGGAGGAGGACAAGGGTCGCTTCGGAGCTGCCGCCTGGGCTTCCGCTGCCCCCCGAATGGAGAAATTGCGTTTCATGTTGGCGAAAGAAGCCCTGCAGCACATGAGATCGACTGAGATGTGTTTGAACAGGAAAAAAGCCAGCATCAAAAAAGAG TTTGTCAGCTTGTACGGCAAAGAGCCGAGCCCAATGGATGACTCCGGTTTGGCGTCGGAGCAAAACTCTGTGGACCGACTTGAGCTACAGTTCTACGAAACGCAACTTGAACTCTACAACACTAAATTCGAGATCCTGGAAAATGAAGAGCAGTTGTTGGTGACTCAAACGGACACCTTGCGCAGGCAAATCAGAG AACTGAAGGAGGAAGTGGTGTATTACGACGTGTGCGAGGATCAAGAGGAGCTCCACAGCATGGTCCACACTGGACTTCAACACGTGGAGCCTCCGGCTGTCCATCAACTGAAAAGACGTTTGCAAAAGTTGGAGGCTAAAAGAAGCAGCATCTGCGTTCAGCGGGCCAAACTGCGCAACAGAAAG gAGCAGTGCGTGGAGGCCAACGAGCAGAAGCGCCTGGCGGCCGAGCAGAAATCCGTCGTCTTCACCCAGCATCATCAGGTCCACTTG AAACGAGAgaagaggaaggaggaggaggagaggaggaAGCAGTGGGTGGACCAGGAGCGAGAGAAGACTCTCAGCAGATTAAGATCCTTCAAAGAG CAGCAAGGTCAATATGTGCTGAAGACCCCTCAGCACCGGAGGTCTGCTAAAGACTCATCTTGCCCGCCGTCCCAGCCGCTGTCAATAATCAACCTCGGTCCTTCCCCCTCATCCAACGAGCTTCCGTCGAGCCGCGCCGCACCCAAAAATGCCCCACCCTGCGACATTCCAGTTGAAATCTACTTTTCGTCGCTAGCTCCGTCCAGTGGAGCGATGAcatcgccgccgcctcctcccccACCGttgccacctcctcctcctcctcttcctcctgctCTTCAGGAAAAAGCAATGCCGCTCAAAGCCGGAGAAGAACTTCGACTCCCCACCAGCAACACACTTACTCAAAACATAG GAACCATGGATGAAGTGCTGGCCTCGCTGCAGCGACTTCGGAAGGCCGCCGTACCCTCCACGCGTCCTTCCCCGCCGGCCGGGGATCCCAGGAATAATCTCATGATGGCCATCCGGCAAGGGGTCACCCTGAAGAAG GTTCTTCCGTCGCGCTCCGCCATTCACACGGGCAGCAGAGACAACGAGCTGGAGAAAAGCATCAAAGCCGCCATGTTGAGGATGAAGAAGGTGGCGGCCGACTCTGACGaagacgatgacgatgacgacgagCAAAGGGGAGACTGGGACAGTTGA
- the homer2 gene encoding homer protein homolog 2 isoform X1 produces the protein MGEQPIYTTRAHVFQIDPTTKKNWVPASKQAVTVSYFYDSTRNSYRIISVDGSKVIINSTITPNMMFTKTSQKFGQWADSRANTVFGLGFSSEQQLAKFAEKFQEVKEAAKTARDKSQEKVELLSNHSQESGRDTPTDNQASSINGTDDEKFFHVGPETVLLKNENDVLKSVVEQSNSNAKNLETELQTLRENNARLVDALQESSANVESWKKQLGASQEESEMLRAKIAELEVQCNEASQEKQRNAQLGLRVQELEAELSDREQELENLRKQAETIPILMAECESVTSKLQSAETKNRELEGRIDVLHMDVDDSRQKQGNIKGELKKFMDVLDVKLDELHEFRRGLSRLGAEN, from the exons GGAGCAGCCAATCTACACCACTAGGGCCCATGTCTTCCAAATTGACCCAACAACTAAGAAGAACTGGGTCCCAGCCAGCAAGCAGGCTGTCACAGTCTCCTATTTTTATGACAGCACACGCAACAGCTATCGCATCATCAGCGTGGATGGATCCAAG GTTATCATCAACAGTACAATCACCCCCAACATGATGTTCACCAAGACTTCGCAGAAGTTTGGCCAATGGGCGGACAGTCGAGCCAACACCGTTTTTGGATTGGGCTTCAGCTCCGAGCAGCAGCTTGCCAAG TTTGCCGAGAAGTTCCAAGAAGTCAAAGAGGCAGCCAAAACAGCCAGAGACAAATCTCAGGAGAAGGTGGAGCTGCTGAGTAATCACTCCCAG GAGTCTGGACGTGACACTCCAACAGACAACCAGGCGTCCAGCATCAATGGCACCGATGATGAGAAGTTCTTTCATGTGGGTCCAGAGACCGTCCTTCTGAAAAATGAGAATGACGTCCTCAAGAGTGTCGTAGAACAGAG CAACAGCAACGCCAAGAACTTGGAAACTGAGCTGCAGACGTTAAGAGAGAATAACGCCAGGCTGGTTGACGCGCTGCAGGAATCCTCGGCTAATGTCGAGAGCTGGAAGAAACAACTCGGCGCCTCTCAGGAGGAGAGTGAGATGCTCAGGGCGAAG ATCGCCGAGCTGGAGGTTCAGTGTAACGAGGCCAGTCAGGAGAAGCAGCGAAACGCCCAACTGGGGCTACGAGTGCAGGAGCTGGAGGCCGAGTTAAGCGACAGAGAGCAG GAGCTGGAAAATTTAAGGAAGCAAGCGGAGACCATCCCTATTCTGATGGCCGAATGTGAGAGCGTCACATCCAAATTGCAG TCTGCTGAGACGAAGAACCGAGAGCTGGAAGGGAGGATCGATGTCCTCCACATGGACGTGGACGACAGTCGCCAGAAGCAAGGCAACATCAAGGGCGAGCTGAAGAAGTTTATGGACGTCCTGGACGTCAAGCTAGACGAGCTGCACGAGTTCCGACGGGGTCTCTCCAGGCTGGGAGCCGAGAACTAG
- the homer2 gene encoding homer protein homolog 2 isoform X2, with product MGEQPIYTTRAHVFQIDPTTKKNWVPASKQAVTVSYFYDSTRNSYRIISVDGSKVIINSTITPNMMFTKTSQKFGQWADSRANTVFGLGFSSEQQLAKFAEKFQEVKEAAKTARDKSQEKVELLSNHSQESGRDTPTDNQASSINGTDDEKFFHVGPETVLLKNENDVLKSVVEQSNSNAKNLETELQTLRENNARLVDALQESSANVESWKKQLGASQEESEMLRAKIAELEVQCNEASQEKQRNAQLGLRVQELEAELSDREQELENLRKQAETIPILMAECESVTSKLQPRGWYTKPRPPPPVTFFFKQRSACS from the exons GGAGCAGCCAATCTACACCACTAGGGCCCATGTCTTCCAAATTGACCCAACAACTAAGAAGAACTGGGTCCCAGCCAGCAAGCAGGCTGTCACAGTCTCCTATTTTTATGACAGCACACGCAACAGCTATCGCATCATCAGCGTGGATGGATCCAAG GTTATCATCAACAGTACAATCACCCCCAACATGATGTTCACCAAGACTTCGCAGAAGTTTGGCCAATGGGCGGACAGTCGAGCCAACACCGTTTTTGGATTGGGCTTCAGCTCCGAGCAGCAGCTTGCCAAG TTTGCCGAGAAGTTCCAAGAAGTCAAAGAGGCAGCCAAAACAGCCAGAGACAAATCTCAGGAGAAGGTGGAGCTGCTGAGTAATCACTCCCAG GAGTCTGGACGTGACACTCCAACAGACAACCAGGCGTCCAGCATCAATGGCACCGATGATGAGAAGTTCTTTCATGTGGGTCCAGAGACCGTCCTTCTGAAAAATGAGAATGACGTCCTCAAGAGTGTCGTAGAACAGAG CAACAGCAACGCCAAGAACTTGGAAACTGAGCTGCAGACGTTAAGAGAGAATAACGCCAGGCTGGTTGACGCGCTGCAGGAATCCTCGGCTAATGTCGAGAGCTGGAAGAAACAACTCGGCGCCTCTCAGGAGGAGAGTGAGATGCTCAGGGCGAAG ATCGCCGAGCTGGAGGTTCAGTGTAACGAGGCCAGTCAGGAGAAGCAGCGAAACGCCCAACTGGGGCTACGAGTGCAGGAGCTGGAGGCCGAGTTAAGCGACAGAGAGCAG GAGCTGGAAAATTTAAGGAAGCAAGCGGAGACCATCCCTATTCTGATGGCCGAATGTGAGAGCGTCACATCCAAATTGCAG CCGCGTGGTTGGTACACCAAGCCCCGCCCACCCCCTcccgtcacttttttttttaaacaaagaagcGCTTGTTCATGA